CCGGCCGACACAGCCAAGCTGCTCGCCATGCAGACCGTCTATGGCGCCGCCTCGCTCGCCGCCGAAAGCGACGAAGAGCCGGGCGTCCTGCGCCAGCAGGTCACCAGCCCCAACGGCACGACCGCCGCAGCACTTGCCGTGCTGATGGGCGAAGACCGGCTGACGAGGCTTTTGACCGACGCGGTGGAAGCGGCGCGGCTCAGGTCGATAGAGCTGGGGAAATAGCGCTCACGCCATACAGCATCTCGTCCTGCAGCTTGCGCAAGGCGTAAAGCCTGGTCGTCTTGTCGGGCACAGCGTTGTCGCTGGTCAGCAGCTCGCCCTTCCTGACAGGCTTCAGCACCTTGCCGCCTTCGAGCAGCCCGACGGGCATGGCGCGGCTGGCGCGCGCCTCGGCGGTGGTCATGGTCCAGGAGCGATAGCAGGTCTCGCCGATGGCATCGAAGGTCTCGCCTGCGGCGAGATCGCGCTTGGCGACCGCGCAGACCTCGGCCACCGGCCTCGGCAGCGGCACCATGTCGGGCTTGCCGTGGAGCATGATGCGGGCCGCGGTCAGCGGCACTTCCAGCGAGGTCAGGTGGTAGGGCCTGAAGAAGCTGTAGTAGGGGCCGTGGCCGACATGGAGATCGTCCATGCGCTCGACGACGCGCGGATGTGTGGCCTCGACGATGACGAAGACGCCTGGCGCCACGCCTTTGCCGATCGTGTAGTCGACGACGCCCTTCTTCGACAGGATGCCGCCGTCCTCGCGCGGGATGAGCACCTTGGCCAACTGGTCGCGGTCGGCCTTGGGGCCATGCATGCCCGGAACATCGGGCACCAGGCCGGTGGCGTTGGCGATGGCGCACATCTCGACCATGGTCTTCGAGCCATCGACGAACTCGACCAGCATGCGCGGGTTCATGTTCCGGCGCAGCGCCTCTTCCCGGTAGTCGTCGGGGACGGCGTCGTGGTCGAGCGGGTTGTTCTTGCCCTTGCCGGCCGAGACGATGGTGTAGCCGAGCGCCGAGGCGAACTCGATCAGCTCCATGCAGCTCGACGGCTCGTCGCCGGCGCCGACCGAATAGACGACGCCCAGCCGGTCGGCCTGCTGCTTGAGGTAACAGCCGATGGTGACGTCGGCCTCGACATTCATCATCACCAGATGCTTGCCATGCTCCATGGCCATCAGGTCGAAATCGGCTGCGACGCCGGGTTTTCCCGTGGCATCGATGACGACGTCGATCAGCGGATTGGTGACCAGCATCTCGTTCGAGGTGATGGCGATCCTGCCGCTCTCGATCGCCCGGCTGACCTTGGAGGCGGTATCGGCTTCGGCGGCCATCGCATCGTCGCCATAGGCGATGCGAATCGCGTCGCGAGCCGTGTGCGGGCGGCGCGTGGAGATGGCCGCGACCGAAATGCCCGGCATCAGCATGCCCTGCGTCACCAGGTCGGTACCCATCTCTCCGGAACCGATGACGCCGATGCGCACGGGACGGCCCTCGGCGGCGCGCCGGGCGAGATCGCGGGCAAGCCCGGTCAGGGCGACATTTGTCATACAAGAACGTCCATGCTTTGCTTTCAGCCCGCAATACAGGGAACGATCCCCGTTTGCCAACAAAACCAGCCGGTCATGGCAATTTCCGGTGCACGCCCTGCAGAATCGGGGCAGATTTTTGGCAGCGATCCGCAGCCTTCGCGGCGTTACGGACTCGGGCCTCGCAAAGCCGACTTTCCGAGGAAAAAAATGGCGAAGTCGACGCCAAGATCCAATTTTGCCGGCAAGGGGCGCCGGCTGCCGGGCGGCTTTCCCGCGAATCCCTTTACAGACCCGCAAATGGTTAACAAAACTTATGATTGCAGTCGTTTTCGGCCGAATCGGAATCCAGGCGGGCACCGTTTCTGTGCTATTTTTGCTACAACCGATCGGACTAATGGCCGGAATCCCCGCTTTTAGAGGCGCCAAAATCAATAAGCGCTCACATCCCCGAAAAATCTGTTAGATACTGGCCGAAAGCTCCGGTGGCAGGCTTGGGCAAATAAGCGCCTAGAAAAAACAATAAGGCGCGGGGATAGTCACGGGGTAGAAATGACCAGGACGGGTAAAGTTACCGTCGGCTGGCGCTTTGCGCTCGCCATGACGGCGTCTATGCTGGCTTGCGGAAGCGCCAGCGCACTCACACTCAAGGAAGCTGTAGGAGTCGCCGTCGAGTCCAATCCTGAGATTGGGCAGGCGATCGAAAACCGCGAAGCCATCGAATTCGAGCTGCGCCAGGCAAAAGGCCTCTACCTTCCCAGCGTCGATCTGGAAGCGTCGACCGGCGTTCGCCGCCTGGACAATTCTTCCCGGCGCGCGCTCGACGAACAGCACGACGCTCTCTACCCGAACGAGGCGGACCTCACTGTTTCGCAGACGCTTTATGACAGCGGGGCAAGGCGGGCCGAATTGAACCGGCAGGCCTCGCGCGTGGACGGGGCTTCCTTCAGGGTGCTGGAGCGGTCCGAATTCATCGGGCTTGCCGTCGTCCAGGACTATCTCGAATACATGCTGCAGGCGTCGATCGTCGCCGAAGCGAAGAAGAACCTCGCCTTCCATCAGTCCATACTCGGCGACATCAAGCAGGGCATCGCGGGCGGCGCGCTCAACGATGCAGACCGGCAGCAGGCCGAGGAGCGCCTTTATGCCGCCAAGGCGCGGATGCAGGAGGCAACGGAAGAACTGGAGGCGGCCAAGATCCGCTTCTTCAAGAATGTCGGCAAGCCGCTGACCAATCCGTCGCGGCCCGCCGATGTGGCCGGCGCGCTGCCGCGCTCGCTCGACGACGCGATCGGGCTCGCCCGGCAGAACAATCCACGCGTGCATATGGCCAACAGCGACATCGACGCCGCCGCATCGCTGGTCGACGCCGCGCGGGCCAAATACGGCCCCACGATCACCGCCGAGGGTGTCGCCAGGGGCGGATATGACATCGACGGCGACGATGGCGACACCAGCGACCTGCAGGCCCGGGTCGTGCTGCGCTGGAACCTCTATCGCGGCGGCATCGACAAAGCCAACGAGCAGGAGCAGATCCGCCGCACCAGCGAGCAGCGTCTAGCGCTGCATCAGGTGCTGCGCGAGATCGAGGAAGCCGTCCGCACTTCGTGGGACCGCCGCTTCCGCCAGGCGGAGCTGGCGCAGACGCTGCGGCTGCAGGCAGCCACCAACGAGAAGCTGGTTGCTTCCTACCGCGAGCAGTTCAAGGTCGGACAGCGCTCGCTGCTCGACGTGCTCGACGCGCAGAACACCCGTTTCAACACCGCAACGCTGGCCGACACCTCGTCCTATGCGTCGCTGTTTGCAGAATACCGGCTGCTGGCCGCGACCGGGCAGTTGCTCAAGACGATGAACATCCAGCCGGCCAAGCAGGCCGCGGCCTACGCGCGGACGGAATTCGGCGTGCCGGAAACGGCCGATACCGAAACCTATGCGCGGACGCCGTCGGAGCAGAAGAACGACCTGCCGTTCGACATCCTCGCACCGGTCAGGAAGAAGCAGCCGATGTAACCATCGATCTCTGGTCCTTCGGGGCGGATCGTGAACCAGCAACCTAACATCGTCTCGCCCAAGGAGGCTTTCAAAGCCTGCTTCTCGGCGATTGCAGCCTATCTCGGCCGGCCGAGCGCGGAGACCGTGCTGTTTGCCGGGGTGCCGATCTCGGAGACGCGCATCGAGCCGGACGACATCAGGCACCTCGCCGAACGCATCGGCCTCGAGACGCAGGCGTTCGGCCATCGCGATTTCGTGCGTGGCCGCGTCGATCTTCCGGCCATCGTCTTCCGTGCCAACCAGTCGCCGGTTGCGCTGCTCGCCGAGACCGAGACCGGGCAATATCTGACGGCGCCGCAGGAAAACGGCCGCACCACGATCAGCAAATCGGAACTCGCCGAGAGCTATATCAGCGGCGGCGCCTCCTTCTCGATCACCTATGCCAACACCGCCGAAGAGATGACGGTCGGCACGGCGCCGAGGATCGAAAGGCGCCATTGGCTGACCGGAACGATGGGCGCCTTCTGGCGCACCTATTCGAAGGTCGCGCTGTCGGCGATCTTCATCAACCTGTTGGCGATCGCCTCGCCGATCTTCACCATGAACGTCTACGACCGCATCCTGCCGAACAAGGCGATCTCGACGCTCTGGGTGCTGGCGCTCGGGATAGGCGCGGCCATCCTGTTCGATCTCCTGCTGAAGACGGCCCGCGCCTCGCTGATCGACTATGCCGGACGCAAGGCGGATCTCAGGATTTCCTATCTGCTGTTCGAGAAGGTGCTCAACTCGTCCTTGGCGGCGCGGCCTGGATCGACCGGCGAATACGCGAACCGGGTGACGCAATATGAATTCGTGCGCGAGTTCTTCACCTCGAACACCATCAGCGTGTTCATCGACACGGCTTTCGTCTTCGTCTTCCTGGCGGTCATCTACGCCATTGGCGGCTGGCTGGTGATCATCCCGGCCGTGGCCTTCGTTGTCGCCGTCATCGTCGGACTTGTGACGCAGCGGCGCATCGGCAAGCGGGTCGCCGCTTCCATGAACGAAGCGTCGCAGCGCCAGGCGCTTCTGGTCGAATCGATCTCCACGCTGGAGACGATCAAGTCTTTGCGCGCCGAGGCCTATCTGCTGCGCAAATGGGGCGAGCATTCGAAGAACGCGGCCAATACGTCGGAAAAGATCAAGGAGCTTTCGGCCGCCGCCGGCAACATCACGGGCGCCATCCAGCAACTCGTGACCGTCGCTCTGGTGGTTGCCGGCGCCTACGCCTTCTCGGAAGGCCAAGTCTCGACGGGCGCGATCATCGGCACCGTCA
The window above is part of the Mesorhizobium sp. WSM4904 genome. Proteins encoded here:
- a CDS encoding NAD(P)H-dependent oxidoreductase — its product is MTNVALTGLARDLARRAAEGRPVRIGVIGSGEMGTDLVTQGMLMPGISVAAISTRRPHTARDAIRIAYGDDAMAAEADTASKVSRAIESGRIAITSNEMLVTNPLIDVVIDATGKPGVAADFDLMAMEHGKHLVMMNVEADVTIGCYLKQQADRLGVVYSVGAGDEPSSCMELIEFASALGYTIVSAGKGKNNPLDHDAVPDDYREEALRRNMNPRMLVEFVDGSKTMVEMCAIANATGLVPDVPGMHGPKADRDQLAKVLIPREDGGILSKKGVVDYTIGKGVAPGVFVIVEATHPRVVERMDDLHVGHGPYYSFFRPYHLTSLEVPLTAARIMLHGKPDMVPLPRPVAEVCAVAKRDLAAGETFDAIGETCYRSWTMTTAEARASRAMPVGLLEGGKVLKPVRKGELLTSDNAVPDKTTRLYALRKLQDEMLYGVSAISPALST
- a CDS encoding TolC family protein, giving the protein MTRTGKVTVGWRFALAMTASMLACGSASALTLKEAVGVAVESNPEIGQAIENREAIEFELRQAKGLYLPSVDLEASTGVRRLDNSSRRALDEQHDALYPNEADLTVSQTLYDSGARRAELNRQASRVDGASFRVLERSEFIGLAVVQDYLEYMLQASIVAEAKKNLAFHQSILGDIKQGIAGGALNDADRQQAEERLYAAKARMQEATEELEAAKIRFFKNVGKPLTNPSRPADVAGALPRSLDDAIGLARQNNPRVHMANSDIDAAASLVDAARAKYGPTITAEGVARGGYDIDGDDGDTSDLQARVVLRWNLYRGGIDKANEQEQIRRTSEQRLALHQVLREIEEAVRTSWDRRFRQAELAQTLRLQAATNEKLVASYREQFKVGQRSLLDVLDAQNTRFNTATLADTSSYASLFAEYRLLAATGQLLKTMNIQPAKQAAAYARTEFGVPETADTETYARTPSEQKNDLPFDILAPVRKKQPM
- a CDS encoding type I secretion system permease/ATPase, which translates into the protein MNQQPNIVSPKEAFKACFSAIAAYLGRPSAETVLFAGVPISETRIEPDDIRHLAERIGLETQAFGHRDFVRGRVDLPAIVFRANQSPVALLAETETGQYLTAPQENGRTTISKSELAESYISGGASFSITYANTAEEMTVGTAPRIERRHWLTGTMGAFWRTYSKVALSAIFINLLAIASPIFTMNVYDRILPNKAISTLWVLALGIGAAILFDLLLKTARASLIDYAGRKADLRISYLLFEKVLNSSLAARPGSTGEYANRVTQYEFVREFFTSNTISVFIDTAFVFVFLAVIYAIGGWLVIIPAVAFVVAVIVGLVTQRRIGKRVAASMNEASQRQALLVESISTLETIKSLRAEAYLLRKWGEHSKNAANTSEKIKELSAAAGNITGAIQQLVTVALVVAGAYAFSEGQVSTGAIIGTVMLAGRAVAPLGQIAITLSRFRQAMLSLRIVNTIMSQPEDRPDTVGFVNRPIRSGAMLFKNVGFAYPGTENEVLSGLNIAVRPGERIGIIGRIGSGKTTMGRLVGRLFLPTSGELLLDGIDIRQYHPSEVRAAVGIVAQAGDLFSGTIKENLLMAAPEATDEEIIDAAKAAGVDDFVSRHPRGYDMNVGERGTNLSGGQRQAVAIARLLLTKPKIVFLDEPSGSMDLASERQLIKQLKVAFDRNTTLIVSTHRYSMLELVDRLIVIEQGRVVADGAKEQVIQALQKANA